From one Halothece sp. PCC 7418 genomic stretch:
- a CDS encoding small ribosomal subunit Rsm22 family protein, with the protein MNTKEINLPFEKESDKIDCVSFDENGKYIAVACYNQFYIYSLENTEEPVLKIRSGDLNASFSYPLEFDAIDPIAFSQDSKIIAVSGGVKNSNEDFILFYSLEKFECIFMDCMRGFFHFRNNIFIETYCIYENYNSKNLIIFDTQYFARRRLFNDLDFKETLWEDDKPDVDKIDENSFDFYVTLFSQGCCLVEKYYYDINGEEIEIVYSVYEFSLDGNYNKLAEIENLEEKFPEKINTWAILDNSRLIGFGNNNESNQDEYIVFEWYNNQHKQLDKFTNSNPIEPIYLSYNSIPFWVVDNKLKYYVNNSEESLYLGDISENHHSVHINSLGNLIALIGSKSIQIIEEKLNTKKDTPKLFQPLNKRINWTEDHYEQLCNYIDELLTERLKRYINLFNVDEKQITDGLDELKHKLKKGEDPDYNSPGVAVAYALQYLPRKIIIATGVLEYYFSDYNIPVPRNVLDIGSGNDPVSIALGLCFPDDKVKIKAIEPSKAMRDLGKMCSSDFSNLEVLNVAGSIGGCWLEHLNSNYYDLIMMSSVLQKSFKDQENQWNFLAEYLYQSSTKEAKLISIEPITQKKNILVKKMKQAMLNYGWNLEQQLSMRQLFPEISVKCKHLEKLTNLQNELIGNYRGYPVETWNNNSSYNERIHIYSKGSEVNSSD; encoded by the coding sequence ATGAATACTAAAGAAATCAATCTTCCCTTTGAAAAGGAATCAGATAAAATTGATTGTGTCAGCTTCGATGAAAATGGGAAGTATATTGCTGTTGCTTGCTATAATCAGTTTTATATTTATTCATTAGAGAACACCGAGGAACCAGTTCTAAAAATTAGAAGTGGAGATTTAAATGCAAGTTTTAGTTATCCTTTAGAATTTGACGCGATAGACCCCATTGCGTTTAGTCAAGATTCAAAAATAATAGCAGTATCTGGAGGAGTAAAAAATTCAAATGAGGATTTTATTTTATTTTATAGTTTAGAGAAATTTGAATGTATTTTCATGGATTGTATGAGAGGATTTTTTCATTTTAGGAATAATATTTTTATCGAAACATATTGTATTTATGAAAATTACAACTCTAAAAATTTAATTATTTTTGACACCCAGTATTTTGCAAGGAGAAGACTATTCAATGATCTTGATTTCAAAGAAACATTATGGGAAGACGATAAACCTGATGTGGATAAAATTGATGAAAATTCCTTTGATTTTTATGTCACTCTCTTTAGCCAAGGTTGTTGCTTGGTTGAAAAATATTACTATGATATAAACGGTGAAGAAATTGAAATAGTATATTCAGTTTATGAATTTTCTTTGGATGGCAACTATAACAAACTGGCGGAAATCGAAAATTTGGAGGAAAAATTTCCAGAGAAAATTAACACATGGGCAATTCTGGATAATAGTAGATTAATTGGGTTTGGCAATAACAACGAATCAAACCAAGATGAATACATAGTTTTTGAATGGTATAATAATCAACATAAGCAATTAGATAAGTTCACTAATTCAAATCCGATTGAACCCATATATTTATCTTATAATTCAATTCCTTTTTGGGTTGTAGATAATAAATTAAAATACTATGTTAATAACTCTGAAGAGAGTTTATATCTTGGTGATATTTCTGAAAATCATCATAGCGTGCATATTAATAGTCTAGGAAATTTAATTGCACTTATTGGAAGCAAGTCTATCCAAATCATTGAGGAAAAACTTAATACTAAAAAAGATACGCCTAAGTTGTTTCAACCTCTAAATAAACGAATTAATTGGACTGAAGACCATTATGAACAACTTTGCAATTACATAGATGAATTGTTGACGGAAAGGTTAAAAAGATACATTAACCTTTTTAATGTTGATGAAAAGCAAATAACTGATGGCTTAGACGAGCTAAAGCATAAATTAAAAAAAGGAGAAGATCCAGACTATAATTCGCCTGGAGTTGCTGTCGCATATGCCTTGCAATACTTACCGAGAAAAATTATAATAGCAACAGGAGTTTTAGAATATTATTTTTCAGATTACAATATCCCTGTACCAAGAAATGTTCTTGATATAGGTAGTGGTAATGATCCAGTTAGTATTGCCTTGGGATTATGTTTTCCTGATGATAAAGTTAAGATTAAAGCGATAGAACCTTCCAAGGCTATGCGGGATTTAGGAAAAATGTGCAGTAGTGATTTCTCTAACTTAGAGGTCTTGAATGTTGCTGGTTCAATTGGAGGATGTTGGTTAGAGCACTTAAATAGCAATTACTATGATTTGATAATGATGTCATCTGTTTTACAAAAATCATTTAAAGATCAAGAAAACCAATGGAATTTTTTAGCAGAATACTTATATCAATCATCTACCAAGGAAGCAAAATTAATTTCTATAGAACCAATAACTCAAAAGAAAAATATTTTAGTCAAAAAAATGAAACAAGCAATGCTCAACTATGGATGGAATCTAGAACAACAATTATCTATGCGTCAATTGTTTCCAGAAATTTCAGTAAAATGCAAGCATTTAGAAAAGCTAACTAATTTACAAAATGAACTAATAGGAAATTATAGAGGTTATCCAGTAGAAACTTGGAATAATAACTCTAGCTACAACGAACGGATTCATATTTATAGTAAAGGTAGTGAGGTTAACTCATCGGATTAA
- a CDS encoding DUF1822 family protein, with the protein MSKEGTKQQNQAMQEALAALASMREFQRTKLEEGEAHIHRYVDDVEGDWLETWGEETVTSESSQVNTRQWLEGVFEQGWRTLESLFNDYQLSAVPAMTRELETEGEQVKAAKPLHFDATPIPKVFALLVVRLPLEDGRVKTEIKLHPMGKKGILPQGVELRALDENDELIQNPVISGEQDSLIQLRAVTAPTGTPLQVQVIFQEIVKTEQFSL; encoded by the coding sequence ATGAGTAAAGAAGGAACAAAGCAACAGAATCAAGCCATGCAAGAAGCATTAGCTGCTCTAGCTTCCATGAGAGAATTTCAGAGGACGAAACTCGAAGAGGGAGAAGCGCATATCCATCGTTATGTAGATGATGTGGAAGGAGACTGGCTGGAAACTTGGGGAGAAGAAACTGTTACTTCTGAGTCATCTCAGGTGAATACTCGCCAGTGGTTAGAAGGTGTCTTTGAACAGGGGTGGCGTACCCTAGAATCATTGTTTAATGACTATCAACTCAGTGCTGTCCCCGCGATGACAAGAGAGTTAGAAACGGAAGGGGAACAAGTCAAAGCAGCGAAACCGCTTCATTTTGATGCAACGCCCATTCCCAAAGTTTTTGCGTTATTGGTGGTGCGTCTTCCCTTGGAGGATGGGAGAGTGAAAACTGAAATTAAACTCCATCCCATGGGGAAAAAAGGAATTTTGCCACAAGGAGTGGAACTACGGGCGTTAGATGAGAATGATGAATTAATCCAAAATCCTGTCATTTCAGGAGAACAGGATAGTTTAATCCAGTTGCGTGCAGTCACTGCACCAACAGGAACACCGCTACAGGTTCAGGTGATTTTTCAAGAAATTGTTAAGACTGAGCAATTTTCTTTGTAG
- a CDS encoding radical SAM protein yields the protein MPQDNSQQLSLFSSGTTLENNTTDNTNFSHQSQPAKVGTTAVEYVDSRSLLTSPKGFIKAYKFTLNPYTGCSFGCDYCYARFFAPTLEKQQDWGNWVKVKKNAVNLLRRSRRARSQERRLEEGDAIYMSSVTDPYQPIEHKVGLTRSLLEELIEVQPRLTIQTRSPLALRDIDLFRQFQRIRINYTIPTDSEKIRERYEPHCPAIEVRLKSAKELAEAGISIGISISPMLPIKDAEKFGKRIAELRASEYVTQFLKPTRSRFRAGTSSESIGKMQEDNWSETDYQRVRETITSILGNEYPLLEGNEGYAPV from the coding sequence ATGCCACAAGACAATAGTCAACAACTATCTTTATTTTCCTCTGGAACAACACTAGAGAATAATACAACTGACAACACTAATTTTTCCCATCAATCTCAACCTGCCAAAGTGGGTACAACTGCTGTGGAGTATGTTGATAGCAGAAGTCTTCTTACCTCTCCCAAAGGCTTTATCAAAGCATATAAATTTACCCTTAATCCTTATACTGGCTGTAGTTTTGGTTGTGACTACTGCTATGCCCGCTTTTTTGCACCGACTTTAGAAAAACAGCAAGACTGGGGCAACTGGGTTAAAGTTAAAAAAAACGCTGTTAATTTATTACGCAGATCACGTCGGGCTAGATCACAAGAAAGGCGATTAGAGGAAGGGGATGCGATTTATATGTCTAGTGTGACTGATCCTTACCAACCAATTGAACACAAAGTCGGATTAACCAGAAGCCTTCTCGAAGAATTGATCGAAGTCCAGCCCCGCTTAACCATTCAAACCCGCAGTCCTCTAGCTTTGCGAGATATCGATCTATTTCGACAGTTTCAACGCATTCGGATTAATTATACGATTCCCACTGATTCTGAGAAAATTCGAGAACGTTACGAACCCCATTGTCCTGCTATAGAAGTTCGCTTAAAATCAGCGAAAGAGCTTGCAGAAGCAGGGATTTCGATTGGCATTTCTATTAGCCCCATGCTACCAATTAAAGATGCTGAAAAGTTTGGTAAGCGGATTGCAGAACTGAGAGCAAGTGAATACGTCACACAGTTTTTAAAGCCCACTCGTTCCCGTTTTCGAGCAGGAACTTCCAGCGAATCCATTGGAAAAATGCAGGAAGATAACTGGAGCGAAACTGACTATCAAAGAGTACGAGAAACTATTACTTCTATCTTGGGGAATGAATACCCATTACTTGAAGGAAATGAAGGGTACGCACCCGTTTAA
- a CDS encoding DUF1822 family protein, with amino-acid sequence MTQNLTAISTPLIDLNPDHLWIEFSPSEIQPIEQPMQSHPLAQKNSFLNQISSQKIQQWLEEELGKKLSPRLSFPEKDLPSIWEFVNGTSITIGNQRLVIIPTEGTDLEALEVPQEWVDIAGWEADYYLAVQVETEANWLRVWGYTTYQQLKARGYYNAISKTYEIERQDLIEEINVMLFAQEWNCRESSPQISPPEVSEEKVQSLIQKHGKQPGYSLRMLMPFPEWAYFLSHGVWRKQIYQHRLRGVTETSPLQQVWQKTGSWLADQSKQGWHSVESVLGSRQSLSYQVRNHQSFPEDAAAKIIDLGIELKQSAFALLVAQVPTENQKVLVYVQVHPVGENAHLPPNLQLELLDETGKLVQKPVIARHYDHLIQLKRFKAPRGTPFQIKLSLDEANVTERFRL; translated from the coding sequence ATGACTCAGAACCTGACTGCTATTTCAACTCCCTTAATTGATCTTAATCCAGATCATCTCTGGATTGAGTTTTCTCCATCCGAAATTCAACCGATCGAGCAACCAATGCAATCTCATCCTTTAGCCCAAAAAAATAGTTTTCTCAATCAAATTAGTTCCCAAAAAATCCAACAGTGGTTAGAAGAAGAACTGGGGAAAAAACTTTCCCCTCGCTTGAGCTTTCCCGAAAAAGATTTGCCGAGTATCTGGGAATTTGTCAATGGTACTTCAATTACAATTGGCAATCAACGCCTCGTTATTATTCCTACTGAAGGAACTGATTTAGAAGCCTTAGAAGTGCCTCAAGAATGGGTGGATATTGCAGGTTGGGAAGCCGATTATTATCTCGCGGTGCAGGTTGAAACAGAGGCGAATTGGCTGCGAGTTTGGGGTTACACGACCTATCAACAATTGAAAGCCAGAGGATACTATAACGCGATTAGTAAAACCTATGAAATCGAACGACAAGACTTGATTGAAGAAATTAATGTGATGTTATTCGCCCAAGAATGGAATTGTCGAGAATCTTCCCCTCAGATTTCTCCTCCTGAAGTATCTGAAGAAAAAGTGCAATCTTTGATTCAAAAACATGGCAAGCAACCTGGTTATAGTTTAAGAATGCTGATGCCGTTTCCAGAATGGGCTTATTTTTTAAGTCATGGGGTTTGGCGTAAACAGATTTATCAACATCGTCTCCGTGGCGTAACCGAAACCTCTCCTTTGCAACAAGTATGGCAAAAGACAGGATCATGGTTAGCAGATCAAAGCAAGCAGGGATGGCACTCTGTAGAAAGTGTATTGGGTTCGAGACAGTCATTATCCTATCAAGTCAGGAATCATCAGTCTTTTCCTGAAGATGCAGCAGCGAAAATCATTGATTTGGGAATTGAACTCAAACAGTCTGCTTTTGCTTTATTGGTGGCGCAAGTTCCGACAGAAAATCAGAAAGTTTTAGTTTATGTGCAAGTGCATCCTGTAGGAGAAAACGCTCATTTACCGCCCAATTTACAACTGGAATTATTAGATGAAACAGGAAAGTTGGTGCAGAAGCCTGTTATCGCCCGTCATTATGATCATTTAATCCAACTAAAGCGGTTTAAAGCGCCAAGGGGAACGCCGTTTCAGATTAAACTAAGTTTAGATGAGGCAAATGTCACTGAAAGGTTTCGGTTATGA
- a CDS encoding sigma-70 family RNA polymerase sigma factor — MRIVRRQTCEAKFCSFLRFDPNSSITTTQWLKDHQLARNFNHHYRSLSETAILQHLQTILQHQPDNTLAFKHLCAYLQETCYWVASRFIHQYSLPNQFHSSVDNLIQVFKIAEAETLKLDKLLHRLQQYDPQRSQLKTYLQKWLKSAIADAIYAEYRIAKYSNWGLLKNSSATALRKALSQQGYTPEQIQTYQMVVELFKSVSSKNQPDTQELDVIVTLYNQQSHLEITTKQLKQWLDDCIEALRQYEQQKCPHHYASSLSVIESNQEEQASFSESNIPITPQSDHSFPTNAEEFQPLLEEALTYLSLEETDILFLHYGLNLQQSEIATLQGVNQSSISRKINQLHKKLAQLVTQPLIEQKQMNLKLNYKTLPKDAVIMIRDWLEAYFKQPIFQQLAEVFQLQLNESNQTCLRLVYGGNYDGNQPLSLEDVAQELNLTVEELEANLTQSQEILQQGVVTMLQEKEMNSLVMKQQKISDLVEEWLRERAIYSLLTPPQKQT, encoded by the coding sequence ATGAGAATTGTCCGCCGTCAAACCTGCGAAGCCAAATTTTGTAGCTTCTTACGTTTTGATCCGAATTCCTCGATTACAACAACTCAATGGTTAAAAGATCATCAGTTAGCGCGAAACTTCAACCACCACTACCGCTCCCTTTCTGAAACTGCAATCCTACAGCACCTACAGACGATCCTCCAACATCAGCCAGACAATACCCTTGCCTTTAAACATCTTTGTGCTTATTTACAAGAAACCTGTTATTGGGTTGCTTCTCGGTTCATTCATCAATATTCTCTACCCAATCAATTTCACTCCTCTGTCGATAACCTGATTCAAGTGTTCAAAATAGCAGAAGCAGAAACCCTGAAACTGGATAAACTGCTGCATCGTCTCCAGCAATATGATCCACAGCGTAGCCAATTAAAAACTTATCTTCAAAAATGGCTCAAAAGCGCGATCGCGGATGCCATTTATGCCGAATATCGTATTGCTAAATATAGCAACTGGGGATTACTCAAAAATAGTTCAGCTACCGCCCTACGGAAAGCCCTCAGTCAACAGGGGTACACTCCAGAACAAATTCAGACCTATCAAATGGTAGTGGAATTGTTCAAAAGTGTCAGTTCTAAAAATCAGCCCGATACTCAAGAATTAGACGTAATCGTTACCTTATACAACCAACAAAGTCATTTAGAAATTACAACTAAACAACTCAAACAATGGCTAGATGATTGCATTGAAGCCCTGCGCCAATACGAGCAACAAAAATGTCCCCATCACTATGCCTCTTCCTTATCAGTAATCGAAAGCAATCAAGAGGAACAAGCATCATTTTCTGAGTCTAACATTCCCATTACACCTCAATCAGATCATTCTTTCCCGACAAACGCAGAAGAATTCCAACCTCTTCTCGAAGAAGCCTTAACTTATTTAAGTTTAGAAGAAACTGATATTTTATTTTTACATTATGGATTAAACTTACAACAAAGTGAAATTGCAACGCTTCAGGGAGTTAATCAATCTTCTATCTCTCGCAAAATTAATCAACTGCATAAAAAACTAGCTCAACTTGTTACCCAGCCTCTAATTGAACAAAAGCAAATGAATCTGAAATTAAATTATAAAACCCTTCCCAAAGATGCCGTTATTATGATCCGTGATTGGCTTGAAGCCTACTTCAAACAGCCAATTTTTCAACAGTTAGCAGAAGTCTTTCAACTTCAACTGAATGAATCTAATCAAACTTGTCTGCGACTGGTTTATGGCGGAAACTATGATGGCAATCAACCCCTTTCCTTAGAAGACGTTGCCCAAGAATTAAATCTTACCGTCGAAGAATTAGAAGCTAACTTAACTCAAAGTCAGGAAATATTACAGCAAGGAGTCGTTACCATGTTACAAGAAAAAGAAATGAATTCTCTCGTTATGAAACAGCAAAAAATTAGTGATTTGGTGGAAGAGTGGCTCAGGGAAAGAGCGATTTATTCCTTGCTCACTCCTCCCCAAAAACAAACTTAA